From Staphylococcus sp. IVB6214:
CTCAAGTCACGATTTGTAAGGATACCGACAAGTTTACGTGTCTCTTTGTTGTCAACAATTGGCACACCTGAAATACGATATTTACCCATCAACGCTTCTGCTTCGTACACACTTTCTTCAGGTGTTAAGTAAAATGGATCTGTAATGACGCCATTTTCTGAACGTTTTACTTTTTGTACTTCGTCTGCTTGATCTTCAATGCTCATATTTTTATGAATGACGCCGAGACCACCTTGACGTGCCATTGCGATTGCCATTTTTGATTCTGTTACTGTATCCATACCTGCTGATACAATCGGAATGTTTAACTTAATTTTGTCCGATAATGACACACTTAAATCTACCTCTTTTGGTAATACATTTGATTCAGCTGGAATAAGCAATACATCATCAAACGTTAGCGCTTCTTTAACAAACTTGTTTTCCCACATTTCTATACAGCCTCCATTCAAAATGATTAGTTATATTATTTCACATTTTCTTGATTTTGTTGATAGTTTAGACCATTAAAAAATAAATTTAATACAATTGCTGAAATTGCACCTAATACAATCCCGTTTTGTGTCAACCAAGAAAACTGGTCGCCCAACCCTTGGAATGCTTCAGGAACTGCTGTAATCCCTGCACCAAGACCGACTGACACAGCAATAATAATTAAGTTGTTTTGATTCTTGAAGTTAATGTCGTTCAATATGCGCATCCCGTATGCCATGACCATGCCGAACATCGCAAGCATTGCACCACCTAATACCGATAGTGGGATCATGTTGGCAAGCGCACCTAACTTAGGAATACAACCACAAATCATAAGCAAAATCACCATTCCATAGATGACATCATTCTTTTTTGCACCTGACAGCGAAACAAGTCCTACATTCTGAGAGTATGCTGTATATGGAAATGCATTAAAAATAGAGCCTAACGTGATTGCAATCCCTTCTGCCATGTAACCTTTACGGAAGTCTTTGCGCGTCAATGTCTTGCCGGTAATCTCGCTTAATGCATGATAGACACCCGTTGATTCTATTAGACTCACCAATGCTACGATAAAAAATACGACCGTTGCACCAAAGTCAAAAGCAAATCCTGTAAAGCGGAAGGGTCTTGGCAATTCAAACCAATGTGCTGACGCAACTTGACCCGCATCAATCACACCTAAAAAGCTTGCAAAGATTGTACCGATAATAAGACCGAGCAAAATCGCAATAGACTTCAAAAAGCCCTGTGCAAAACGTTGCAGTAACAAAATAATCACCAATGTCACGACACCTAATAATAGATGCTTAGGATCTCCGTAATCTTTCGCACCTTGTCCCCCTGCGAGATAGTTCATTGCAACGGGCATCAGTGTAATTCCGATAATCGTGACAACACTACCCGTCACAACAGGAGGAAATAACTTAACGAGTGAAGCAAAAAATGGTGCAATGATGATCACAAGTAATCCAGATAAGAAGAGTGAACCATATAAGACATCAATCCCCTTCGTCTGCCCAATTAAAATCATCGGTGCAACCGCAGTGAACGTACATCCCAAGACGACCGGGAGTCCAATACCGATGCCTTTATAAACTTGTAAAAAGGTTGCAATCCCACACATAAATATATCTACTGTGACAAGATAAGCCGTTTGTTCAGCAGTAAAGTCAAGACTTGTCGCAACTATAATAGGGACTAGAATAGCGCCGGCATACATAGCTAATAGATGCTGTAAACTCAACAAGAATCGTTTAATCATTGTCGTCTCCTAACAATGTGACTTTGTTATCTTTTAACGATGCCACTTGGCAAAGCGAAGAGACGTTCAAGCCTGCTTCTTCCAAACGTGCACGCCCTGGTTGGAAACTCTTCTCTACTAAAATACCAATGCCGACCGTTTCTGCACCTGCTTGTTGTACCAAACGATGTAATCCAAGTGCT
This genomic window contains:
- the pbuX gene encoding xanthine permease PbuX, giving the protein MKRFLLSLQHLLAMYAGAILVPIIVATSLDFTAEQTAYLVTVDIFMCGIATFLQVYKGIGIGLPVVLGCTFTAVAPMILIGQTKGIDVLYGSLFLSGLLVIIIAPFFASLVKLFPPVVTGSVVTIIGITLMPVAMNYLAGGQGAKDYGDPKHLLLGVVTLVIILLLQRFAQGFLKSIAILLGLIIGTIFASFLGVIDAGQVASAHWFELPRPFRFTGFAFDFGATVVFFIVALVSLIESTGVYHALSEITGKTLTRKDFRKGYMAEGIAITLGSIFNAFPYTAYSQNVGLVSLSGAKKNDVIYGMVILLMICGCIPKLGALANMIPLSVLGGAMLAMFGMVMAYGMRILNDINFKNQNNLIIIAVSVGLGAGITAVPEAFQGLGDQFSWLTQNGIVLGAISAIVLNLFFNGLNYQQNQENVK